A portion of the Bifidobacterium lemurum genome contains these proteins:
- the groL gene encoding chaperonin GroEL (60 kDa chaperone family; promotes refolding of misfolded polypeptides especially under stressful conditions; forms two stacked rings of heptamers to form a barrel-shaped 14mer; ends can be capped by GroES; misfolded proteins enter the barrel where they are refolded when GroES binds), which translates to MAKIIAYQEDARQGMLAGLDKLADTVKVTLGPKGRNVVLDKAYGAPTITNDGVSIAKEIDLDDPFERIGAELVKEVAKKTDDVAGDGTTTATVLAQSLVHEGLKNVVAGSNPIALRRGIEKATETIVKELVAAAKDVETKDQIAATATISAADPEVGEKIAEALDKVGQDGVVTVEDNNRFGLDLDFTEGMRFDKGYIAPYFVTNAEDQTAVLDEPYILLTSGKVSSQQDIVHVAELVMKSGKPLLIIAEDVDGEALPTLILNNIRGTFKSCAVKAPGFGDRRKAMLQDMAILTGAQVVSDELGLKLDSVDISVLGSAKKVIVSKDETTIVSGAGSTEDVAARVAQIRAEIENTDSDYDREKLQERLAKLAGGVAVIKVGAATEVEAKERKHRIEDAVRNAKAAIEEGLLPGGGVALVQAAKKAESDVAVTSLTGEEATGAAIVFRAVEAPIKQIAENSGVSGDVVFNKVRELPEGTGFNAATNEYEDLLAAGVADPVKVTRSALQNAASIAGLFLTTEAVVANKPEPPAAAAAPGADMGY; encoded by the coding sequence ATGGCAAAGATCATTGCGTATCAAGAGGATGCCCGTCAGGGAATGCTCGCGGGCCTCGACAAGCTCGCCGACACCGTGAAGGTCACGCTGGGACCCAAGGGCCGCAACGTCGTGCTCGACAAGGCCTACGGCGCGCCGACCATCACCAATGACGGCGTCTCCATCGCCAAGGAGATCGATCTGGACGATCCGTTCGAGCGCATCGGCGCCGAGCTGGTCAAGGAAGTCGCCAAGAAGACCGACGACGTCGCCGGCGACGGCACCACCACCGCCACCGTGCTCGCCCAGTCCCTCGTGCATGAGGGCCTGAAGAACGTGGTCGCCGGTTCCAACCCGATCGCGCTGCGCCGCGGCATCGAGAAGGCCACCGAAACCATCGTCAAGGAACTCGTCGCCGCCGCCAAGGACGTCGAGACCAAGGACCAGATCGCCGCCACCGCGACCATCTCCGCCGCCGATCCGGAAGTCGGCGAGAAGATCGCCGAGGCTCTCGACAAGGTCGGCCAGGACGGCGTCGTGACCGTCGAGGACAACAACCGCTTCGGCCTGGACCTCGACTTCACCGAGGGCATGCGCTTCGACAAGGGCTACATCGCCCCCTATTTCGTGACCAACGCCGAGGACCAGACCGCCGTTCTGGACGAGCCCTACATCCTGCTGACCTCCGGCAAGGTGAGCTCCCAGCAGGACATCGTGCACGTGGCCGAGCTGGTCATGAAGTCCGGCAAGCCGCTGCTGATCATCGCCGAGGATGTCGACGGCGAGGCGCTGCCGACCCTGATCCTCAACAACATCCGCGGCACCTTCAAGTCCTGCGCCGTCAAGGCTCCGGGCTTCGGCGACCGCCGCAAGGCCATGCTGCAGGATATGGCCATCCTGACCGGCGCCCAGGTGGTGTCCGACGAGCTGGGCCTGAAGCTCGACTCCGTCGACATCTCCGTGCTCGGCTCCGCCAAGAAGGTCATCGTCTCCAAGGATGAGACCACCATCGTCTCCGGCGCCGGCTCCACCGAGGATGTCGCCGCCCGCGTGGCCCAGATCCGCGCCGAGATCGAGAACACCGACTCCGACTACGACCGCGAGAAGCTGCAGGAGCGTCTGGCCAAGCTGGCCGGCGGCGTGGCCGTCATCAAGGTCGGCGCCGCCACCGAGGTGGAGGCCAAGGAACGCAAGCACCGCATCGAGGATGCCGTGCGCAACGCCAAGGCCGCCATCGAGGAAGGCCTGCTGCCCGGCGGTGGCGTGGCCCTCGTCCAGGCCGCCAAGAAGGCCGAGTCCGATGTCGCCGTCACCTCGCTGACCGGCGAGGAGGCCACCGGCGCCGCCATCGTGTTCCGCGCCGTCGAGGCCCCGATCAAGCAGATCGCCGAGAACTCCGGCGTCTCCGGCGACGTGGTGTTCAACAAGGTGCGCGAGCTGCCCGAGGGCACCGGCTTCAATGCCGCCACCAACGAGTACGAGGACCTGCTGGCCGCCGGCGTCGCCGACCCGGTCAAGGTGACCCGTTCCGCCCTGCAGAACGCCGCCTCCATCGCCGGCCTGTTCCTGACCACCGAGGCCGTGGTGGCCAACAAGCCGGAACCGCCGGCGGCCGCCGCCGCTCCGGGCGCCGACATGGGCTACTAA
- a CDS encoding LytR C-terminal domain-containing protein has translation MARTDKVTYEDYNRDAFDNPPKGPVGVHRGPRSLAARVTPYLIVVLVAALFGLGAWGVFSGELANVRFPWQSADTSQTADDQTDTDDSTATDDSAATDDSAATDGSDAADGTDGATDADANGTATDDGQQDQTTGEQTQSTVNKDTAVRVVNATGIQGYAAQQAGVLQSAGYTNVTAENPTGTVPASTVVWYQNETDRATAEDVAATLGITAVEQADGLASPITVVLLS, from the coding sequence ATGGCACGCACGGACAAAGTGACGTATGAGGATTACAACAGGGACGCGTTCGACAACCCGCCGAAGGGCCCTGTCGGCGTGCACCGCGGTCCTCGCTCGCTGGCCGCGCGCGTGACGCCGTATCTCATCGTCGTGTTGGTCGCCGCCCTGTTCGGCCTGGGCGCGTGGGGCGTGTTCTCGGGCGAGCTGGCGAATGTGCGCTTCCCGTGGCAGTCGGCCGACACCTCGCAGACCGCCGACGACCAGACCGATACGGACGATTCGACCGCCACGGACGACTCGGCCGCCACCGACGACTCGGCCGCCACGGACGGCTCTGACGCCGCCGACGGCACGGACGGCGCCACCGACGCCGATGCCAACGGCACCGCCACCGATGACGGACAGCAGGACCAGACCACCGGTGAGCAGACCCAATCCACGGTGAACAAAGACACCGCCGTTCGCGTGGTCAACGCCACCGGTATCCAGGGATACGCCGCCCAGCAGGCGGGCGTGCTGCAATCGGCCGGATACACCAACGTCACCGCGGAGAACCCGACGGGCACGGTGCCGGCGTCCACGGTGGTGTGGTACCAGAACGAAACCGACCGGGCCACCGCCGAGGACGTGGCGGCCACGCTGGGCATCACCGCCGTCGAACAGGCCGACGGCCTCGCGTCCCCCATCACCGTGGTGCTGCTGAGCTGA
- a CDS encoding HAMP domain-containing sensor histidine kinase, with protein sequence MLVGISVITLSIRTLVGSYVLERTDRQLVQQRDLVFRNIDLLSQSSSGTSGLNSYFLQIQYTDGTVDDNGNAKTVIALLPRLKDDIVSMPSLPANGDTSGITLGEPFTTSAIVQRIVFPGTDEDESDGETDGTGSSNLLTSALGSVDRSTLNAARAPWRVLAMQWVENNQVRGIVYIGLSLSDQIDTMNTLTRYCVIVGIAVMLLGGSIATLVMQRTMAPLKRIEKTAAKIAAGDLSQRVPEAPENTEVGSLSASLNTMLTRIESSFREQEETTAKMKRFVSDASHELRTPLAAIHGYAELYTMQRDLPGALERADESISHIEKSSARMTVLVEDLLSLARLDEGRGIDVTGTVNLTSVVGDATDDLHALDPERGISLGTLRLDTTGASGEPGASGATPSAAPGARLVFTEDAPPQVMVPGDASRLRQVVTNIVGNIHRYTPADSPAEAGVGVIAAAIDPIQLSRLPSDDQSLRRFIEAAEVADSMPVGYRYAVIRFSDHGPGVPEESRAQIFERFYTADPSRARDKGGTGLGLAIAQSVVKAHRGFICATATPGGGLTFTVVLPIEQVPPSAAVTSAAAASVRPKRRRGAGQEM encoded by the coding sequence ATGCTGGTCGGCATCTCCGTCATCACCCTGTCGATCCGCACGCTGGTCGGCAGCTACGTGCTGGAACGCACCGACCGGCAGCTGGTGCAGCAGCGCGATCTGGTGTTCCGCAACATCGATCTGCTCAGCCAATCCAGCAGCGGCACCAGCGGTCTGAACTCGTATTTCCTGCAGATCCAATACACCGACGGCACCGTGGACGACAACGGCAACGCCAAAACGGTGATCGCGCTGCTGCCGCGCCTGAAAGACGACATCGTCTCCATGCCGTCCCTGCCGGCCAACGGCGACACCTCCGGCATCACGCTCGGAGAGCCGTTCACCACCTCGGCGATCGTGCAGCGCATCGTCTTCCCCGGCACGGATGAGGACGAATCCGACGGCGAGACGGACGGCACCGGAAGCTCCAACCTGCTGACCAGCGCCCTCGGATCCGTGGACCGATCCACCCTCAACGCCGCCAGAGCCCCCTGGCGCGTGCTGGCCATGCAGTGGGTGGAGAACAACCAGGTGCGCGGCATCGTCTACATCGGCCTGTCCTTAAGCGACCAGATCGACACGATGAACACGCTCACCCGCTACTGCGTGATCGTCGGCATCGCGGTGATGCTGCTCGGCGGATCCATCGCCACACTGGTGATGCAGCGCACGATGGCCCCCCTGAAACGCATCGAGAAAACCGCCGCGAAAATCGCCGCCGGCGATTTAAGCCAGCGCGTGCCCGAAGCTCCGGAAAACACGGAGGTCGGTTCGCTCTCCGCCTCGCTGAACACCATGCTCACCCGCATCGAGTCCAGCTTCCGCGAGCAGGAGGAGACGACGGCGAAGATGAAACGCTTCGTCTCAGACGCCAGCCACGAGCTGCGCACCCCGCTGGCCGCCATCCACGGCTACGCCGAGCTGTACACCATGCAGCGCGACCTGCCGGGCGCTCTGGAACGCGCCGACGAATCCATCAGCCATATCGAAAAATCCAGCGCGCGCATGACCGTGCTCGTCGAGGACCTGCTGTCGCTGGCCCGCCTCGACGAGGGCCGCGGCATCGACGTGACCGGCACGGTGAACCTCACCTCCGTGGTGGGCGATGCCACCGACGATCTGCACGCCCTCGACCCCGAACGCGGCATCAGCCTCGGCACGCTGCGATTGGACACGACGGGCGCGTCTGGCGAGCCCGGCGCGTCGGGTGCCACGCCGTCCGCCGCGCCGGGCGCTCGACTGGTGTTCACCGAAGACGCGCCACCCCAGGTGATGGTGCCGGGAGACGCCTCCCGACTGCGTCAGGTCGTCACCAACATCGTGGGCAACATCCACCGTTACACGCCCGCCGACTCCCCGGCCGAAGCGGGAGTGGGCGTGATCGCGGCCGCCATCGACCCGATCCAGCTGTCCAGGCTGCCCTCCGACGACCAGTCGCTGCGGCGATTCATCGAAGCCGCTGAGGTGGCCGACTCCATGCCCGTCGGATACCGGTACGCCGTGATCCGTTTCTCCGACCATGGGCCGGGCGTGCCGGAGGAGTCGCGCGCGCAGATCTTCGAACGCTTCTACACCGCCGACCCCTCGCGCGCCCGCGACAAGGGCGGCACCGGTTTGGGCCTGGCCATCGCGCAGTCGGTGGTCAAGGCGCACCGCGGCTTCATCTGCGCCACGGCCACCCCCGGCGGCGGTCTGACCTTCACCGTGGTGCTGCCCATCGAACAGGTGCCGCCGAGCGCCGCCGTGACCTCCGCCGCGGCCGCCTCGGTTCGCCCAAAGCGTCGACGTGGCGCCGGTCAGGAGATGTGA
- a CDS encoding WXG100 family type VII secretion target — protein MPQYQVDSERIQSSSAAVYASISQIRQAVGGMYANLNELQNVWRGSAATQFTTVAAQWRAAQQQMEASLESIQRALTQASAVYADAETQASRLFTTG, from the coding sequence ATGCCCCAGTATCAGGTGGATTCGGAACGCATCCAATCCTCGTCGGCCGCGGTGTACGCCTCGATCTCGCAGATCAGGCAGGCGGTTGGCGGCATGTACGCCAATCTCAACGAGCTGCAGAATGTCTGGCGGGGCTCGGCCGCCACGCAGTTCACCACCGTGGCGGCGCAATGGCGTGCCGCGCAGCAGCAGATGGAAGCCTCTCTGGAATCCATCCAACGCGCGCTCACCCAGGCCTCCGCCGTGTACGCCGACGCGGAGACCCAGGCATCACGCCTGTTCACAACCGGATGA
- a CDS encoding cold-shock protein: MTQGTVKFFLAKKGFGFIHPDDGGEDVFVHYSEIKEDGGDGKFKMLYEGDRVEYRPTTGGKGIQAEEVVKIASAEGSDR, translated from the coding sequence ATGACGCAGGGTACCGTGAAATTCTTTCTAGCCAAGAAAGGGTTTGGGTTCATCCATCCCGACGACGGCGGCGAGGACGTGTTCGTGCACTACTCGGAAATCAAGGAAGACGGCGGCGACGGCAAATTCAAAATGCTGTACGAGGGCGATCGCGTGGAATACCGCCCTACGACCGGAGGCAAGGGCATCCAGGCCGAGGAGGTCGTCAAAATCGCTTCCGCCGAAGGGTCGGATCGCTGA
- a CDS encoding TPM domain-containing protein produces MTKTIRTVEKTTMVVPASPFGVSFRGREGMKWLYAAVCALLAAVLCMWITPGVFADDATDTVDDSQNSGITVTENITDTGNLLGSHVAEVTDAIDQVKETTGVTVRLMYLSSFNSEEDPATWAGDVLEYLDPDPNTVMLAVASNDGNLVVAVSSNSEEWLKSQTAVDALSDAAQQPLMESTPNWSQSAIAMMDEITVLHTSKANEPIVLGVAIAVGVVAVLVVAAVVVALIRRRNPKRRRHSAKRRRHSAKRHRGRGRDERDERDEADDSQERSDASEEADETAGSEESISASVDESEDDSTPSSGGAWADDEAEDTELQDGIQETFSRTDHS; encoded by the coding sequence ATGACGAAAACGATTCGCACGGTGGAAAAAACGACCATGGTGGTTCCAGCCTCGCCCTTCGGCGTGTCCTTTCGGGGTCGCGAGGGCATGAAATGGCTGTATGCCGCCGTTTGCGCGCTGTTGGCGGCGGTGCTGTGCATGTGGATAACTCCCGGCGTCTTCGCCGACGACGCGACGGACACCGTGGACGACAGCCAGAACAGCGGCATCACGGTCACGGAGAACATCACGGATACCGGGAACCTTTTGGGCTCGCATGTGGCCGAGGTCACCGACGCCATCGATCAGGTCAAGGAGACCACGGGCGTGACGGTGCGACTGATGTACCTGTCGAGCTTCAACAGCGAGGAGGATCCCGCCACCTGGGCCGGCGATGTGCTGGAATACCTCGATCCGGACCCCAATACGGTGATGCTGGCCGTCGCCTCCAACGACGGCAATCTGGTGGTGGCGGTGTCGTCCAACTCCGAGGAATGGCTGAAAAGCCAGACCGCCGTGGACGCGTTGTCGGACGCCGCGCAGCAGCCGCTGATGGAAAGCACGCCCAATTGGTCGCAATCGGCCATCGCCATGATGGATGAGATCACCGTGTTGCATACCAGCAAAGCCAATGAGCCGATCGTGCTCGGCGTGGCCATCGCCGTCGGCGTGGTGGCGGTGCTGGTGGTTGCGGCCGTGGTCGTCGCGCTGATCCGTCGCCGCAATCCGAAGCGGCGCCGCCATTCCGCGAAGCGGCGCCGCCATTCCGCGAAACGGCATCGGGGCCGCGGGCGTGACGAACGGGATGAACGCGACGAAGCGGACGATTCGCAAGAGCGGTCCGACGCATCCGAAGAGGCCGATGAAACCGCCGGTTCCGAAGAGTCCATAAGTGCCTCCGTCGACGAATCCGAAGACGATTCCACACCCTCGTCCGGCGGCGCGTGGGCGGACGACGAGGCGGAAGATACGGAACTTCAAGACGGCATTCAGGAAACGTTCAGTCGGACGGACCACTCTTGA
- a CDS encoding cold shock domain-containing protein: MPTGRVRWFDAAKGYGFITSEEGKDVFLPATALPAGVTTLRKGAKVEYSVVEGRRGPQVMGLTLVASAPSLVKATRPKPDDMAAICEDLIKLLDDAGNTLRRHHYPNAQESKKLATLLRAVADNFDVQD, from the coding sequence ATGCCCACCGGTCGAGTTCGTTGGTTCGACGCAGCCAAAGGTTATGGCTTCATCACCAGTGAGGAAGGCAAGGATGTGTTCCTGCCGGCGACCGCTTTGCCCGCCGGCGTCACCACGTTGCGCAAGGGCGCCAAGGTGGAGTATTCCGTTGTGGAGGGCCGCCGCGGGCCGCAGGTGATGGGACTGACGCTGGTGGCGTCCGCCCCCTCGCTGGTCAAGGCCACGCGCCCCAAGCCCGACGATATGGCCGCGATCTGCGAGGACCTGATCAAACTGTTGGACGACGCCGGCAACACGCTGCGCCGCCACCATTACCCCAACGCCCAGGAAAGCAAGAAGCTGGCCACGCTGCTGCGCGCCGTGGCGGATAACTTCGACGTACAGGACTGA
- a CDS encoding universal stress protein, giving the protein MMTELTNAMADIVVGVDGSDESFAALKWALKEAGLSGQKVNAVFGWTHSWDMGSEPDSDEAWANLRHEIASELREWVDKASAGIDFDPENLKLTSVKASGTSALLQIGANAQQIVVGRRSLGRVMRWFMGSLSASLAQEAQVPVTVVRIMDDEDASVQDEIANALTPTDVTVRHVQPQRPPVEGVRPVVAGVDGSPTSRHALRFAANEAHLHHAPLNVMFCWQLKDLGTVPGYENAVAPVEAGQRRAEEILAQMVEQTEIPADVRVTTNAFHIPASKGLIAASRYASHLIVGSRGLSGLDAHFLGSVSKQIVNFAECTVTVVH; this is encoded by the coding sequence ATGATGACTGAGCTAACCAACGCCATGGCCGACATCGTCGTCGGTGTGGACGGATCCGACGAGTCCTTCGCGGCGCTGAAATGGGCGCTGAAGGAGGCCGGCCTGTCCGGACAGAAGGTCAACGCCGTGTTCGGCTGGACGCATTCGTGGGATATGGGTTCGGAGCCGGACAGCGACGAGGCGTGGGCCAATCTGCGCCATGAGATCGCCTCCGAGCTGCGTGAGTGGGTCGACAAGGCCTCCGCCGGCATCGATTTCGACCCGGAGAACCTTAAGCTCACGTCGGTGAAGGCATCGGGCACGTCGGCGCTGCTGCAGATCGGCGCGAACGCCCAGCAGATCGTGGTTGGCCGCCGCTCGCTGGGCCGTGTGATGCGCTGGTTCATGGGTTCGCTTTCGGCCTCGCTCGCCCAGGAGGCGCAGGTTCCGGTGACGGTGGTGCGCATCATGGACGACGAGGACGCCTCCGTGCAGGATGAGATCGCCAACGCGCTGACTCCCACCGATGTGACCGTGCGTCACGTGCAGCCCCAGCGGCCGCCGGTCGAGGGCGTGCGTCCCGTGGTGGCGGGGGTGGATGGTTCGCCCACCTCGCGTCACGCGTTGCGTTTCGCGGCCAATGAGGCGCATCTGCATCACGCGCCGTTGAACGTCATGTTCTGCTGGCAGTTGAAGGATCTGGGCACGGTTCCCGGCTATGAGAACGCGGTCGCGCCGGTCGAGGCCGGTCAGCGCCGCGCCGAGGAGATTCTCGCGCAGATGGTGGAGCAGACCGAGATTCCCGCCGATGTGCGGGTCACCACGAACGCCTTCCATATTCCGGCCTCCAAAGGCTTGATCGCGGCATCGCGTTATGCGAGCCATCTGATCGTCGGCTCGCGCGGCCTGTCCGGCTTGGACGCCCATTTCCTGGGATCGGTGTCCAAGCAGATCGTGAACTTCGCCGAATGCACCGTCACCGTCGTCCACTGA
- a CDS encoding response regulator transcription factor encodes MSKPIEASIVVVDDEPSIRELLVASLHFAGFEVSTAASGSQAIEVIEKVQPDLIVLDVMLPDIDGFTVTRRIRQEGIDAPVLFLTARDDTQDKVMGLTVGGDDYVTKPFSLEEVVARIRAILRRTREQIEDDPIIRVADLEINEDSHDVTRAGQPVDLSPTEYKLLRYLMDNEGRVLSKAQILDHVWQYDWGGDAAIVESYISYLRKKVDGVEFTDENGETRKVTPLIETKRGIGYMIREPKG; translated from the coding sequence ATGAGCAAGCCTATTGAAGCATCGATTGTAGTTGTCGACGACGAGCCCTCCATCCGCGAACTGCTGGTGGCCTCCCTGCATTTCGCGGGATTCGAGGTGAGCACCGCCGCCTCCGGCTCCCAAGCCATCGAGGTGATAGAGAAGGTCCAGCCCGACCTGATCGTGCTCGATGTGATGCTCCCGGACATCGACGGTTTCACCGTGACCCGCCGCATCCGCCAGGAGGGCATCGACGCGCCCGTGCTGTTCCTCACCGCGCGCGACGACACCCAGGACAAGGTGATGGGACTGACCGTCGGCGGCGACGACTACGTCACCAAGCCGTTCAGCCTTGAGGAGGTCGTGGCCCGCATACGTGCCATCCTGCGCCGCACCCGCGAGCAGATCGAGGACGATCCGATCATCCGCGTGGCCGACCTGGAGATCAACGAGGATTCGCACGACGTGACCCGCGCCGGCCAGCCCGTGGACCTGAGCCCCACCGAATACAAGCTGCTGCGCTATCTGATGGACAACGAGGGCCGCGTGCTCTCCAAAGCGCAGATCCTCGACCACGTGTGGCAGTACGACTGGGGCGGGGATGCGGCCATCGTCGAAAGCTACATCTCCTACCTGCGCAAGAAGGTCGACGGCGTGGAGTTCACCGACGAGAACGGCGAGACCCGCAAGGTGACCCCGCTGATCGAAACCAAGCGCGGCATCGGCTATATGATCCGCGAACCCAAGGGCTAA
- a CDS encoding uracil-DNA glycosylase, whose translation MNAHVKPLQQLIEPGWAQALADVEPTVHRMGDFLRAETAAGRPWLPASANILRAFTIPFDSIKVLIVGQDPYPTTGHPVGLSFSVAPDVRPLPKSLINIYKELSSDLGLPAPANGDLTPWTERGVMLLNRCLTVGVGQPNSHQGKGWEEVTEAAIRALNARVDEQGRPRPLVAILWGRNAQSLEPLLTNAAIIKSPHPSPLSASRGFFGSRPFSRANAALASMGAEPVDWSLPTV comes from the coding sequence ATGAACGCGCATGTCAAACCGCTGCAGCAACTGATCGAACCGGGTTGGGCCCAGGCCCTGGCCGACGTGGAGCCCACGGTCCACCGCATGGGCGACTTTCTGCGGGCCGAAACCGCCGCGGGGCGACCATGGCTGCCGGCGAGCGCGAATATCCTGCGCGCCTTCACCATCCCCTTCGACTCGATCAAAGTGCTGATCGTAGGCCAGGACCCCTACCCCACGACGGGGCATCCGGTGGGGTTGAGCTTCTCCGTGGCGCCCGACGTGCGGCCGCTGCCGAAAAGCCTGATCAATATCTATAAGGAGCTCTCCTCCGATCTGGGATTGCCCGCGCCCGCCAACGGCGATCTGACGCCGTGGACCGAACGCGGGGTGATGCTGCTCAACAGATGCCTCACCGTCGGCGTGGGCCAGCCCAACAGCCATCAGGGCAAAGGTTGGGAGGAGGTCACCGAGGCCGCGATCCGCGCGTTGAACGCCCGCGTCGACGAGCAGGGCCGCCCGCGCCCGCTGGTGGCGATTCTGTGGGGACGCAACGCGCAAAGCCTCGAACCGTTGCTGACGAACGCCGCCATCATCAAGTCGCCGCATCCGAGTCCGCTGTCGGCCTCACGCGGATTCTTCGGTTCCCGGCCGTTCTCGCGCGCCAACGCCGCGTTGGCGTCCATGGGGGCGGAACCGGTGGACTGGTCGCTGCCCACGGTCTGA
- a CDS encoding DUF3027 domain-containing protein produces the protein MTDTALDPQDIARAVAIEVADEPEHVGGFVTAVPLDDHVTDYRFQSNVRGYEGWQWSVTLYHDEELDNWTVNESSLVPTDQALMPPAWIPWKDRLEPTDLSPTDAIGTEPDDPRLEAGVVESEADAAGGDVVSDGTAGAGGEAAESGDASANGGDGSFRATEPAAGGESADGVEPSGDAESMGGPAEVAGESVTEPGDGVDAGSAGETGAADGAEAVTSPEDVAEAVEAFELSRRRVLTPLGRAQTAKRWYEGPRGPKSLSTKTAGGNLCSTCGFFVPLQGELNLMFGVCANKWSPDDGRVVSLDHGCGEHSEIGPPEPGRLWVQSKPAYDDLHIDVVAQAPREERVQVELIEEELDEEAAEATEADIEEQAVPASAVEDEDSAEPNADEPAVEAVIDLAENDSDETDDSGESDEPDGADGSGEPEESDGADGVDEAEASGEAGDSEDPGESENSEGADGNDEADDADASDESEESESETATETEDETAIPASS, from the coding sequence ATGACCGATACCGCACTCGACCCCCAGGACATCGCGCGGGCGGTGGCCATCGAAGTCGCCGACGAGCCCGAGCATGTGGGCGGCTTCGTCACCGCCGTGCCGCTGGATGACCACGTCACCGACTATCGATTCCAGTCGAACGTTCGCGGGTATGAGGGCTGGCAGTGGTCGGTCACGCTGTACCACGACGAGGAACTCGACAACTGGACCGTGAACGAATCCTCGCTGGTGCCCACCGATCAGGCGCTGATGCCGCCGGCGTGGATCCCGTGGAAGGACCGTTTGGAACCCACCGATCTGTCTCCGACGGATGCGATCGGCACCGAGCCCGACGATCCGCGTCTGGAGGCGGGGGTCGTCGAATCCGAGGCTGACGCCGCCGGGGGCGACGTCGTCTCCGACGGGACCGCCGGTGCCGGCGGTGAGGCCGCCGAATCCGGCGATGCGTCCGCGAACGGGGGTGACGGATCCTTCCGTGCGACGGAACCGGCTGCCGGGGGAGAGTCCGCGGATGGGGTCGAGCCTTCGGGCGATGCCGAATCCATGGGTGGGCCTGCCGAGGTCGCGGGTGAATCCGTGACCGAGCCCGGGGACGGGGTCGACGCTGGCTCCGCTGGTGAGACTGGCGCCGCGGATGGAGCCGAGGCCGTCACCTCGCCCGAGGATGTGGCCGAGGCCGTCGAGGCGTTCGAACTGTCGCGCCGCCGTGTGCTCACCCCGTTGGGACGCGCCCAGACGGCGAAGCGCTGGTATGAGGGGCCGCGCGGTCCCAAGTCGCTTTCGACCAAAACCGCCGGCGGCAACCTGTGCTCCACATGCGGTTTCTTCGTGCCGTTGCAGGGCGAGCTGAACCTGATGTTCGGCGTGTGCGCCAACAAGTGGAGTCCGGATGACGGGCGCGTGGTCTCGCTCGATCACGGTTGCGGCGAGCATTCCGAAATCGGTCCCCCCGAGCCGGGGCGTTTGTGGGTGCAGTCCAAGCCCGCCTACGATGATCTGCATATCGACGTGGTGGCCCAAGCGCCGCGCGAGGAGCGCGTGCAGGTTGAACTCATCGAGGAGGAGCTGGACGAGGAGGCCGCCGAGGCCACCGAAGCGGACATCGAGGAGCAGGCCGTGCCCGCCTCCGCCGTGGAGGATGAGGATTCGGCCGAGCCGAACGCCGACGAGCCGGCCGTGGAGGCCGTTATCGATCTGGCTGAAAACGACTCCGATGAAACCGACGATTCCGGTGAGTCGGATGAACCCGATGGTGCCGATGGCTCCGGCGAGCCGGAAGAATCCGATGGCGCCGATGGAGTCGATGAAGCTGAGGCCTCCGGCGAGGCCGGCGATTCCGAAGACCCCGGTGAATCGGAGAACTCCGAAGGCGCCGATGGAAACGATGAAGCCGACGATGCTGACGCGTCTGATGAGTCGGAGGAATCCGAGTCTGAAACCGCCACCGAAACCGAAGACGAGACGGCTATTCCGGCGTCATCCTGA